A genomic region of Rhodanobacter sp. contains the following coding sequences:
- a CDS encoding asparaginase domain-containing protein — protein sequence MCTFTIGAATMQHLTIVTTGGTIDKIYFDDKSDYKIGAPQIGEILGQLGVAFQFDVIPILRKDSLHVTDEDRTLIRSTIEAQPHRHVLVTHGTDTMVETAKVLAAIPGKVIVLTGALNPARFQGSDAVFNIGCAVAAVQTLPDGVYIAMNGRVWDPAKVRKNRAENRFEEAKA from the coding sequence ATGTGCACTTTCACCATCGGCGCAGCGACCATGCAGCATCTCACCATCGTCACCACCGGCGGCACCATCGACAAGATCTACTTCGACGACAAGTCGGACTACAAGATCGGTGCGCCGCAGATCGGCGAGATCCTCGGCCAGCTCGGCGTGGCCTTCCAGTTCGACGTGATCCCGATCCTGCGCAAGGACAGCCTGCACGTGACCGACGAGGACCGCACGCTGATCCGCTCCACCATCGAGGCGCAGCCGCACCGCCACGTGCTGGTGACCCACGGCACCGACACCATGGTGGAAACCGCCAAGGTACTGGCCGCCATCCCCGGCAAGGTGATCGTGCTCACCGGCGCGCTGAACCCCGCGCGTTTCCAGGGCTCGGACGCGGTGTTCAACATCGGCTGCGCGGTGGCTGCGGTGCAGACCCTGCCCGACGGCGTGTACATCGCCATGAACGGGCGCGTGTGGGACCCGGCGAAGGTTCGCAAGAACCGGGCGGAGAACCGCTTCGAGGAAGCGAAGGCATGA
- a CDS encoding M4 family metallopeptidase — protein sequence MLNDYRLKLLVAAIGMAAASMATAATTQVLRAQSLGAVPANTLASHLGLAAQMTLAPHGTAAAVANGRKVIRQQQMYRGVPIYGRSIAVVQDAQGNALRATGELMQGTPVGLASVAPKLGADRAIAALQAHAQTMLMGGATMNNQQAELFVYPMDDGTARLVYRVSYFVNSSTPTRPTAIVDANSGEVIKSWEGLTDASATGPGGNQKTGKYIYGTDYPALDVTQSGSTCKLQNTNVVTYNLNKGTSGGSIVSFTCPNSDTDAINGAYSPVNDAHHFGGVVHDMYAAYMGAAPLNMQLRMNVHYKSNYENAFWDGSAMNFGDGASNFYPLVSLDVTSHEISHGFTEQNSNLEYSGQSGGMNEAFSDIAGEAAEFYDRGHADFLVGADIVKTSAGLGDALRYMCNPTQDGGSIDNAANYTSSLDVHYSSGVYNKAFCVLAKTSGWDVKKAFQSFALANKSYWTATATFNSGACGVESAATDLGYNANDVVAAFTAVGVTCPGTGGGGTGGGATELQNNVGVGGVSGAAGADTDFFVNVPAGASNLVMSISGGSGDADLYTKFGSAPTTSSYDCRPYKAGNSESCTVASPSAGKYYIKVHGYSAYSGVTVKASWSTGGTSGGGSGGLQNGVPVTGLAAAQGKTLSYTVTVPSGSNLTIATSGGSGDVDLYVKKGSAPTTSSYDCRPYKTGNSESCSFSNASGTYYILLQGYAAFSGVSLKASW from the coding sequence ATGCTCAACGATTACCGCTTGAAACTGCTGGTTGCCGCCATCGGCATGGCCGCGGCCTCGATGGCCACGGCGGCCACCACGCAGGTGCTGCGCGCGCAAAGCCTTGGCGCGGTGCCGGCCAATACCCTGGCCAGCCACCTCGGTCTCGCCGCGCAGATGACGCTCGCGCCGCACGGCACGGCCGCCGCCGTCGCCAACGGCCGCAAGGTGATTCGCCAGCAGCAGATGTACCGTGGAGTGCCGATCTACGGCCGCAGCATCGCCGTGGTGCAGGATGCGCAGGGCAACGCGCTGCGCGCCACCGGCGAACTGATGCAGGGCACGCCGGTTGGCCTGGCCTCGGTGGCGCCGAAGCTGGGCGCCGACCGCGCCATCGCCGCGCTCCAGGCGCATGCGCAGACCATGCTGATGGGCGGCGCCACGATGAACAACCAGCAGGCCGAGCTGTTCGTGTATCCGATGGACGACGGCACGGCGCGGCTGGTCTACCGCGTGTCCTACTTCGTCAACAGCAGCACGCCCACGCGCCCAACCGCCATCGTCGACGCCAACTCCGGTGAAGTCATCAAAAGCTGGGAGGGTCTCACCGACGCCTCGGCCACCGGCCCCGGCGGCAACCAGAAGACCGGCAAGTACATCTACGGCACGGATTACCCTGCGCTGGACGTCACCCAGTCGGGCAGCACCTGCAAGCTGCAGAACACCAACGTCGTCACCTACAACCTGAACAAAGGGACCAGCGGCGGCAGCATCGTCAGTTTCACCTGCCCCAACAGCGACACCGACGCCATCAACGGCGCCTACTCGCCGGTCAACGACGCCCACCACTTCGGCGGGGTGGTGCACGACATGTACGCGGCCTACATGGGCGCCGCGCCGCTCAACATGCAGCTGCGCATGAACGTGCACTACAAGTCGAACTACGAGAACGCGTTCTGGGACGGCAGCGCGATGAACTTCGGCGACGGCGCCAGCAATTTCTACCCGCTGGTGTCGCTGGACGTGACCAGCCACGAGATCAGCCACGGCTTCACCGAGCAGAACTCCAACCTCGAATACAGCGGCCAGTCCGGCGGCATGAACGAGGCGTTCTCGGACATCGCCGGCGAGGCGGCCGAGTTCTATGACCGCGGCCACGCCGACTTCCTGGTGGGCGCGGACATCGTCAAGACCAGCGCCGGCCTGGGCGACGCGCTGCGCTACATGTGCAACCCCACGCAGGACGGCGGCTCCATCGACAACGCGGCGAACTACACCTCCAGCCTCGACGTGCATTACTCCAGCGGCGTGTACAACAAGGCGTTCTGCGTGCTGGCCAAGACCTCCGGTTGGGACGTGAAGAAGGCCTTCCAGTCCTTCGCGCTCGCCAACAAGAGCTACTGGACGGCCACCGCCACGTTCAACTCCGGCGCCTGCGGCGTGGAGTCGGCGGCCACCGACCTCGGCTACAACGCCAACGACGTGGTCGCGGCGTTCACCGCCGTGGGCGTGACCTGCCCGGGCACCGGAGGCGGCGGCACGGGCGGCGGCGCCACCGAGCTGCAGAACAACGTCGGCGTGGGCGGCGTGTCGGGCGCCGCGGGTGCGGACACCGACTTCTTCGTCAACGTGCCGGCCGGCGCCAGCAACCTGGTGATGTCGATTTCCGGCGGCAGCGGCGATGCCGACCTCTACACCAAGTTCGGCAGCGCGCCGACCACCTCCAGCTACGACTGCCGTCCGTACAAGGCCGGCAACAGCGAGAGCTGCACTGTGGCCTCGCCCAGCGCGGGCAAGTACTACATCAAGGTGCACGGCTACTCGGCCTACTCGGGCGTCACGGTGAAGGCGTCGTGGAGCACGGGTGGCACTAGCGGCGGCGGCAGCGGCGGCCTGCAGAACGGCGTGCCGGTGACCGGCCTCGCGGCTGCCCAGGGCAAGACGCTGAGCTACACGGTGACCGTGCCTTCGGGCAGCAACCTCACCATCGCCACCTCCGGCGGCAGCGGCGACGTCGACCTGTACGTGAAGAAGGGCTCGGCGCCGACCACCTCCAGCTACGACTGCCGTCCGTACAAGACCGGCAACAGCGAAAGCTGCTCGTTCAGCAATGCCTCGGGCACCTACTACATCCTGCTGCAGGGCTACGCGGCGTTCTCCGGCGTGTCGCTGAAGGCCAGTTGGTAA
- the sufT gene encoding putative Fe-S cluster assembly protein SufT, giving the protein MSGFSLSSEPFTLARDCEAVMVPQGETVNLPAGQIGYITQALGGSFTVYVEGNLFRIAGKDADALGKEPPPPIEVPADATDADVERLCWDQLRTVFDPEIPVNVVELGLVYDLSLEQREDGQRKVYVKLTLTAPGCGMGDILVDDARTKLEMIPTVAEADIDLVFDPPWNHSMMSELAKLETGML; this is encoded by the coding sequence ATGAGTGGTTTCAGTTTGAGCAGCGAACCCTTCACCCTGGCGCGCGACTGCGAGGCGGTGATGGTGCCGCAGGGCGAGACGGTGAACCTGCCGGCCGGCCAGATCGGCTACATCACCCAGGCGCTGGGCGGCAGCTTCACCGTGTACGTGGAAGGCAACCTGTTCCGCATCGCGGGCAAGGACGCCGACGCGCTGGGCAAAGAGCCGCCGCCGCCGATCGAGGTGCCGGCCGACGCCACCGACGCCGACGTGGAAAGGCTCTGCTGGGACCAATTGCGCACCGTGTTCGATCCGGAGATCCCGGTGAACGTGGTCGAGCTCGGCCTGGTCTACGACTTGAGCCTCGAACAGCGCGAGGACGGCCAGCGCAAGGTCTACGTCAAGCTCACCCTCACCGCACCCGGCTGCGGCATGGGCGACATCCTGGTGGACGACGCCCGCACCAAGCTGGAGATGATCCCCACCGTGGCCGAGGCCGACATCGACCTGGTGTTCGACCCGCCGTGGAACCACTCGATGATGTCCGAGCTGGCGAAGCTGGAAACCGGGATGCTCTGA
- a CDS encoding NAD(P)(+) transhydrogenase (Re/Si-specific) subunit beta: MSWLPELVKACYFLAALLFILGLKRMSSPRTARGGIVWAGVGMLLAVLATFALPDMHNRGLILAAVLLGVAAAWWSGRRVAMTAMPQMVALYNGMGGGAAAGIGAAELVAHVQRAVLAVPDTAPLRPESWAPDAMHQLAALSPVALGLGVLGALIGSVSFSGSLVAFAKLQGWMDRRFVFPGQRAVNLLILLLAVVHGAMLVGGDLTMPVIAGFFLFSLLFGLLMTLPIGGADMPVVISLYNAFTGLAVAFEGYVLGNEAMIIAGMVVGAAGTLLTQLMAKAMNRSLGNVLFGSFGAAAGTAGQEISGSQKPIEAADAAVMMAYAERVAIVPGYGMAVAQAQHKVWEFAKLLIARGVKVKFAIHPVAGRMPGHMNVLLAEAGVPYDLIEDMDDINPEFPNTDVVLVIGANDVVNPMAKTDPSSPIYGMPILDVAAARHVIVVKRGKGTGFAGIENALFYADNTRMLYGDGQAAAGQLVSELKALDA, translated from the coding sequence ATGAGCTGGCTACCCGAGCTGGTCAAGGCCTGTTATTTCCTTGCTGCGCTGCTGTTCATCCTGGGCCTGAAGCGCATGAGTTCGCCGCGCACCGCGCGCGGCGGCATCGTGTGGGCGGGCGTGGGCATGCTGCTGGCGGTGCTGGCCACCTTCGCGCTGCCGGACATGCACAACCGTGGCCTGATCCTCGCCGCGGTGCTGCTCGGCGTGGCCGCGGCGTGGTGGAGCGGGCGCCGGGTGGCGATGACCGCGATGCCGCAGATGGTGGCGCTGTACAACGGCATGGGCGGCGGCGCGGCGGCGGGCATCGGCGCGGCGGAACTGGTGGCGCACGTGCAGCGTGCCGTGCTGGCGGTGCCCGACACCGCGCCGCTGCGCCCGGAAAGCTGGGCGCCGGATGCCATGCACCAGCTGGCCGCGCTGTCGCCGGTGGCGCTGGGGCTGGGCGTGCTGGGGGCGCTGATCGGTTCGGTGAGCTTTTCCGGCTCCCTGGTCGCCTTCGCCAAGCTGCAGGGCTGGATGGACCGGCGCTTCGTGTTCCCCGGCCAGCGTGCGGTCAACCTGTTGATCCTGCTGCTGGCGGTGGTGCACGGCGCGATGCTGGTCGGCGGCGACCTGACGATGCCGGTGATCGCCGGCTTCTTCCTGTTTTCGCTGCTGTTCGGCCTGCTGATGACCTTGCCCATCGGCGGCGCCGACATGCCGGTGGTGATCTCGCTCTACAACGCCTTTACCGGGCTGGCGGTGGCGTTCGAGGGCTACGTGCTGGGCAACGAGGCGATGATCATCGCCGGCATGGTGGTGGGCGCGGCCGGCACCCTGCTGACCCAGCTGATGGCCAAGGCGATGAACCGCTCGCTGGGCAACGTGCTGTTTGGCAGCTTCGGCGCGGCGGCTGGCACGGCCGGGCAGGAGATTTCCGGCAGCCAGAAGCCGATCGAGGCCGCCGACGCGGCGGTGATGATGGCCTACGCCGAGCGCGTGGCCATCGTGCCCGGCTACGGCATGGCGGTGGCGCAGGCGCAGCACAAGGTGTGGGAGTTCGCCAAGCTGCTGATCGCGCGCGGCGTGAAGGTGAAGTTCGCCATCCACCCGGTCGCCGGCCGCATGCCGGGCCACATGAACGTGCTGCTGGCCGAGGCGGGCGTGCCCTACGACCTGATCGAGGACATGGACGACATCAACCCCGAGTTCCCCAATACCGACGTGGTGCTGGTGATCGGCGCCAACGACGTGGTCAACCCGATGGCGAAGACCGATCCGTCCTCGCCGATCTACGGCATGCCCATCCTCGACGTGGCCGCCGCGAGGCACGTGATCGTGGTCAAGCGCGGCAAGGGCACCGGCTTCGCCGGCATCGAGAACGCGCTGTTCTACGCCGACAACACCCGCATGCTCTACGGCGACGGCCAGGCCGCCGCGGGGCAACTGGTGAGCGAGCTGAAGGCGCTCGACGCCTGA
- a CDS encoding proton-translocating transhydrogenase family protein: MIDGFLALYIFMLAAFTGHEIIARVPVILHTPLMSGSNFVHGIVLVGAMIALGHASTPFETALGFLAVLLGAGNAAGGYVVTERMLEMFKPSAGKPGDKA, encoded by the coding sequence ATGATCGACGGGTTCCTGGCGCTGTACATCTTCATGCTGGCTGCGTTTACCGGCCACGAAATCATCGCGCGGGTGCCGGTGATCCTGCACACGCCGCTGATGTCGGGTTCCAACTTCGTTCACGGCATCGTGCTGGTAGGCGCCATGATAGCGCTGGGACACGCTTCCACGCCGTTCGAGACCGCGCTGGGTTTCCTTGCGGTGCTGCTGGGCGCCGGCAATGCCGCCGGCGGCTACGTGGTCACCGAACGCATGCTGGAGATGTTCAAACCCAGCGCCGGCAAGCCGGGGGACAAGGCATGA
- a CDS encoding RNA polymerase sigma factor — MNGLAGTFEAELLDAAAQAAPATLDAFLAQVERRAFRVAELNLRNREDALDAVQDAMLRLVKHYRDKPAIEWAPLFWGILRRRIVDLQRRRKVRSIVVGWLGGGRDDEGDELPSWDPADHGPEPLDRLQDAHAWNDLGAALRNLPQRQREAFTLRMLEELDVAETARAMGCSEGSVKTHLSRAMQRLREQLEDWR, encoded by the coding sequence ATGAACGGTCTCGCCGGCACATTCGAAGCCGAACTGCTGGACGCCGCTGCGCAGGCGGCCCCGGCCACGCTCGACGCCTTCCTGGCCCAGGTGGAACGGCGCGCCTTCCGCGTAGCGGAGCTGAACCTGCGCAACCGCGAGGATGCGCTGGACGCAGTGCAGGACGCCATGCTGCGGCTGGTCAAGCACTACCGCGACAAGCCGGCCATCGAGTGGGCGCCGCTGTTCTGGGGCATCCTGCGCCGGCGCATCGTCGATCTGCAGCGCCGCCGCAAGGTGCGCTCGATCGTGGTGGGCTGGCTGGGCGGCGGACGCGACGACGAGGGCGACGAGTTGCCCAGTTGGGACCCGGCCGACCACGGGCCCGAACCGCTGGATCGCCTGCAGGACGCGCATGCGTGGAACGACCTCGGCGCCGCGCTGCGCAACCTGCCGCAACGCCAGCGCGAGGCCTTCACCTTGCGCATGCTGGAAGAACTGGACGTGGCGGAGACCGCACGGGCCATGGGCTGCTCCGAGGGCAGCGTGAAAACGCATTTGTCGCGGGCCATGCAAAGGCTGCGCGAGCAACTGGAGGACTGGCGATGA